The Mycolicibacterium monacense genome contains the following window.
AGTCTCGGCCTGGCCAACCATGTCGTGGTGTACCGGTCGGTGTGGGAGTCCACTGCCGCGCAGCAGGCCGGCGGCGGCCGCGCGTCAGTGCTGTTCGGTGGTGGGAAGCTGCCGCCGCACCTGGAATGGGTCGCGCCGTTCGGTGCGCTGTCGGCGGCGAACTGGCTGGCGATGCCGGCGCAGCGCTACATGCACGACTTCGGTTTGACCCGTGAGCATCTCGGCTACATCGCGATCAACGCGCGCACCAATGCCGGCCGCAATCCTGACGCGATCTACCGCGAGCCGATGACGATGGACGACTACCTCGGCGCTCGGATGATCTCCGAGCCGCTCTGCCTCTACGACTGTGACGTACCTTGCGACGGCGCGACGGCGGTCGTGGTTTCGCGCCGCGACGCCGCGGCCGGCCTGCCCCGCCACCCGCTGACGGTGGAATCCGTCGGCCCCGGCATGTTCGAGCGCGCCACCTGGGATCAGCGCTCGGACATCACCACCATGGCCGCCCACGATTCGGCCGCTACGCTGTGGCAGAACACGACGCTGACCCCGGCCGACGTCGACATGGCGCAGCTCTACGACGGCTTCTCCTTCCTGACCGTGATGTGGCTGGAGGCGATGGGTTTCTGTGAGCACGGCAAGGTCGGCGAGTTCCTCGACGACGGTTCGCGCATCGCGTTGGACGGCGCGCTGCCGATCAACACCAGCGGCGGGCAACTTTCGGGCGGCCGTTTGCACGGTATGGGTTTCCTGCACGAGGCCTGCGTTCAGATGTGGGGCGAGGGCGGCGAGCGGCAGGTCCCGAGTACTCCCGAGGTGGTCGCCGTGGCTGTGGGCGGCGGACCGGTGGCGGGGTCGATGCTGCTGAGCAGCCGCTAGCCGGAGTAGGCCTGGCGATGACCGGAACCAAGGACCTGCGTTCGCTGCTGTGCCGGTGCACACCGTGATCGCAACGCTGCGGGCAGGGGAACAGTGACGCGGGCCGGCGCCGACGTTGACATGACGTTGGGCGACATCATCACCGACAACGCGGTGCGGTTCGCCGACGTGCCCGCCTACCGGCACGGCGGACGCAGCATCACCCATGGGCGACTGCGCGACAGGGCCGTTCGACTGATCTCGGCGATGGCCGCCGCCGGCGTACGACGCCAGGACCGCATCGCGGTGTTGAGCCGCAACAGCATCGAGTTCGGAGAGCTGGTCGCGGCCACTCAACTCAGCGGAATCATCATGGCGACAGTGAACTTCCGGCTCTCGCCGCCCGAGACGCATGAGGTGCTGAGCCGGGTCACCCCCTCGATCGTGTTCTGCGCCGACGAATTCGCTCCGGTGGTCGCCGACTTCGCTGCCCGGTTGCCGTCGCCGCCCCGAGTGGTCACCATCGGCGGGGCTTGCCAGCCGGGGATGACGCACTACGAGGAGTTCCTCGACAGCGGCCGCGGCGGCGAGCCGGAGTTCATCGCCCAGCCCGACGACATCGCCTGCCTGCTGTTCACCAGCGGCACCACCGGCGCCTCCAAGTGCTGCATTCTCGGGCAACGCGAGCTGCGCCGGGTGGCGTTCACCATGAACAACGAAATGCGCTGCGGCAGTGCCGATCGTGGTCTGATCAACATGCCCATGTTTCACGTCGGCGCGCTCGCCATCGTCGGCGGCCTGCACGCCCGCGGCGGAACCGTGGTGCTGCAACAGCAGTTCGAAACGGCGGAAGCGGTGCGGTTGATCGCCGCCGAGCAGATCACGGTGCTGCACCTGGCGCCGGTCATGCTCAAGGCGCTGCTCGACGACATCAGCGACCCCGCCACCGTGGCGTCGGTGCGCACAGTCGTCTACTCGGCGGCACCGATGACTGCGGCTACGTTGCAGCGCGCGCTGGCCACGCTCCCCGGCGCGGGCTTCCTGAACCTCTACGGGCAGACCGAGGCGATCGTGTCCGGGCTGCCACGCGAAATGCACTCGCTGGAGGCGCCAGGCGCCACCGAGCGGTTGCGCTCCGTGGGCTTTCCATTTCCTGGTGCGCGGGTGCGGATCCTCGGCGACGATGGCCGCGATGTGCCCGCCGGTGAGACCGGTGAGATCGTCGTTCATTCCGACGCATTGTTCCGCGGATACTGGGACGACCACGCGGCCACGTTGGTCACGCTGCAAGACGGCTGGTGCCACACCGGCGACGTGGGTCGGTTGGACGAACATGGCCTGCTGTATCTGGTGGACCGCAAGAAGGACGTCATCATCACCGGCGGCGAGAACGTCTACTCGCCCGAGGTCGAGGACGTCATCAGCAGAGCCGACGGGGTGGCGGCCTGCGCGGTGGTCGGCGCACCCGACGAGCGGTGGGGCGAAGCTGTTTGCGCCGTCGTCGTGCCGCATACCGGCGCTACTGTCACGCTGGAGGCTGTGCAGGCGTTCGTCCGGCGCCGACTCGCAGGCTACAAAGTGCCGCGACGGCTGGTCACCGTCGACGCCTTGCCGGTGCTGGCCAGTGGCAAGGTCGACAAGAAGCTGCTGCGCGCCGAACTCGCCCGCGGCTAGCTGGGCGTTCCCGGCTGGCCGTACACCGCCACCACGACCGTCCGATCGAGGCTGTTCTCCGACCACACTCCGATGGCGGTGTTGCTGCAGTCCTGCATGATGCTCCGCGACACCGGGTTGTGCCACCACTGATTGAGGATCTCCAGGCCGCTGATGGCCAGCGCCGGGTTGATCGCGATGGTCTCGGAGACCTTGCCGACAAAGCCCGCCGCATTTGCTCGGTCCTGTGGCGTCGAACCATCCGAACCGATGTCGCCGTTGATATTGCGGTTGGCGCGGACGTCGAGCGTGTGCCGTCGCGCGGCCTCGTCGAGTCGGCGGTCCCTCTTCGGGTCGGTCGTGCAGCCGTTGATGCTCTGCGCGGAGAAGATGTTGCTGTAGACGCTTTCGTTGAGCCGCCGATTGTCGGCCTGCGCCGACGGTGCGGCCAGCACCATACCCGCGGCTACGGCGGCGACCGGAAGCGCCGCCACGAAGCGTCGGACTCTGCAACTCACTGTCATGTCGGGTGAGACTACCTCGAAATGAGCTAAATGAATTAAGATTTCTCTTCATGACGCATCGGAAGCTGTTGGCCGGTCTGGTCGCCGCATTCGCCACCATGGGCGGCATGCTGACGGTCGGCGCGCCGACGGCCGCCGCGGACACGGTCGCCTATCTGGTCAATGTGACGGTCCGGCCGGGGTACAACTTCGCCAATGCCGATCACGCGCTGGCCTACGGCCGCGGCATCTGCGACAAGATCGCCCAGGGCCGGGGATACGCGCAGCTGGTCGGCGATATCAAGGCCGACTTCCGCACCTCCGATGAATTCCAAGCGTCATACCTGATCAGCCAGGCCGCACAGGAGCTGTGCCCGAGTCTTATCTGGCAGTTGCGCAATTCGGCGGCCGGCTACCGACCGGCCGCTAGTTGATCTATATTGCGCATCACGCCGCCCGTAGGAGCGACCGCCGAATCAGCATCACCATGAGTTCGGCTGCGTGCTGGTCGGTGTCGAGATCGCGATCGGTCGGCTCGGTCATGCGGCCAAGAGTCGCCAGGAAGACCGCAGCCGCGACGGCCGGATCCATGCCCGGCGGCAGCGTTGCGGTGCGAAGCAGCGTGCTCACCGCGCCATGCATCGAGCCGATACCGTGGGCGATCGACGTGTCGGAAAGCTGCTCTGACACTGTCCCGTCGAACCACGCCCGAATGACGCCGCGGTAGCTGCGGTGGAAGCGGACGTAATCGAGCATCCAGCGGCGGAATCGGTCGGCGTCGAACTGCTCGCCGGCGAACCCGTGCAGCGCGGCGGCGTGTCCCGCGGTCTCTATCACTGCCCGCCGGGTGAGCTCGGCCAGGACTCGGTCCTTGGTGCTGAAGTAGCGGTACAGCGTCGCCCGGCTGATGCCGGCGGCCGCGGCGATGTCTTGCATGCTGACCGCGTAGTAGCCGTGCTCGGCAAACAGCTGGGAACTGGCCGCCAGGACATCACGACGAACCGGTGACAGGTCACCGGCAGACTCGACGGCCCCATCGACTGGAGCGACAGCGGTGGGGGGCGCGGCCGATCCACCGCTGCGGTCGGGGAAGGCCGCGCAGATGATGTCGACGGGTGTATCGGGATAGAGCATGAGCTGCAAGGCGATTGCCAGCGAGTCGGATACGCCTTCGCGGGAGGGCAGCGGGAACATTCCGCGGTGCCGGTACAGGTTCACCATGTGCGG
Protein-coding sequences here:
- a CDS encoding thiolase family protein, producing MTGGPFDGKAVLTGAGKSQVGRRLGRTGLDLTLEAVLRAISDAGLSVDDIDGIASYPGPGVPDAGFSGATIQEVRNSLGLRCRWYVSAMETAGQIGPVIEACMAVSLGLANHVVVYRSVWESTAAQQAGGGRASVLFGGGKLPPHLEWVAPFGALSAANWLAMPAQRYMHDFGLTREHLGYIAINARTNAGRNPDAIYREPMTMDDYLGARMISEPLCLYDCDVPCDGATAVVVSRRDAAAGLPRHPLTVESVGPGMFERATWDQRSDITTMAAHDSAATLWQNTTLTPADVDMAQLYDGFSFLTVMWLEAMGFCEHGKVGEFLDDGSRIALDGALPINTSGGQLSGGRLHGMGFLHEACVQMWGEGGERQVPSTPEVVAVAVGGGPVAGSMLLSSR
- a CDS encoding class I adenylate-forming enzyme family protein, which produces MTLGDIITDNAVRFADVPAYRHGGRSITHGRLRDRAVRLISAMAAAGVRRQDRIAVLSRNSIEFGELVAATQLSGIIMATVNFRLSPPETHEVLSRVTPSIVFCADEFAPVVADFAARLPSPPRVVTIGGACQPGMTHYEEFLDSGRGGEPEFIAQPDDIACLLFTSGTTGASKCCILGQRELRRVAFTMNNEMRCGSADRGLINMPMFHVGALAIVGGLHARGGTVVLQQQFETAEAVRLIAAEQITVLHLAPVMLKALLDDISDPATVASVRTVVYSAAPMTAATLQRALATLPGAGFLNLYGQTEAIVSGLPREMHSLEAPGATERLRSVGFPFPGARVRILGDDGRDVPAGETGEIVVHSDALFRGYWDDHAATLVTLQDGWCHTGDVGRLDEHGLLYLVDRKKDVIITGGENVYSPEVEDVISRADGVAACAVVGAPDERWGEAVCAVVVPHTGATVTLEAVQAFVRRRLAGYKVPRRLVTVDALPVLASGKVDKKLLRAELARG
- a CDS encoding CAP domain-containing protein, with product MTVSCRVRRFVAALPVAAVAAGMVLAAPSAQADNRRLNESVYSNIFSAQSINGCTTDPKRDRRLDEAARRHTLDVRANRNINGDIGSDGSTPQDRANAAGFVGKVSETIAINPALAISGLEILNQWWHNPVSRSIMQDCSNTAIGVWSENSLDRTVVVAVYGQPGTPS
- a CDS encoding DUF732 domain-containing protein encodes the protein MTHRKLLAGLVAAFATMGGMLTVGAPTAAADTVAYLVNVTVRPGYNFANADHALAYGRGICDKIAQGRGYAQLVGDIKADFRTSDEFQASYLISQAAQELCPSLIWQLRNSAAGYRPAAS
- a CDS encoding TetR/AcrR family transcriptional regulator, with the protein product MTKVTPLGDGLRRPGYAPPASTAVGRRGLHTRDRIVTCAAEVFLSQGFHSTSIDTIAKAAGASRAAIYQYFAGKEDIFGELSRMAERAALEHAGQLGRLGPTADGLANLRRWLHEWADVYDAHAAVFAEFPGIGTATGLSVIDAGSVTEKFGDRVAGRLLASPAPGLEHDDALAALMRIPHMVNLYRHRGMFPLPSREGVSDSLAIALQLMLYPDTPVDIICAAFPDRSGGSAAPPTAVAPVDGAVESAGDLSPVRRDVLAASSQLFAEHGYYAVSMQDIAAAAGISRATLYRYFSTKDRVLAELTRRAVIETAGHAAALHGFAGEQFDADRFRRWMLDYVRFHRSYRGVIRAWFDGTVSEQLSDTSIAHGIGSMHGAVSTLLRTATLPPGMDPAVAAAVFLATLGRMTEPTDRDLDTDQHAAELMVMLIRRSLLRAA